The sequence ATAAAAtcaaccacttcttctgtgaccttCCACTACTAGTGAAGCTTTCTTGTACCCGTATTTATATGGCTGAAATATCCCCTGCCATCTCAGCTGGGTCTATCATTGTAATCACGCTGTTTATCATAGTTGTTTCATATGTCTACATCCTCCACGCCATCCTGAAGATGCGCTCTACAGAGGGATGGCACAAAGCCTTCTCTACCTGCACTTCCCACCTCACTGTagtcactttgttttatgggccagttACATTTGTTTATGTCATACCAAAGTCAAGCCACTCATCTGACTATGTTAAAGTGGTGTCTGTGTTTTACACGGTGGTGATCCCCATGTTGAACCCCCTTATTTACAGTCTGAGAAACAAGGAGGTCAAAGAGGCCATGAGAAAATTGATGGCTAGGACACGTTGGTCTTTTTGTAAGTGATTAAATATAAATCTAGAAATtgcaaaaatatattttgtgGAATATGTGTGATGGATGTTTATGTTTTTCATGAGTCTTATTGTTTTATGTGGAGAACTCTCGTAAATATAGAATGCCAGTGTGTTGATGAATGCCAACTTTAGTTTCTAATTTTCTAGAgtcacaaaataaaatacagcattCTCATGAAAATTTGTAGGTTCAAAGTAGATACATATATTTCAGAGTTAGGAAGAGTGTAGTGTCACTTTTTTTATCCTCTGCCTTTATTTTAGGGAACTGTGATTAgagagttctttcttttttaaaaaataccatcgTGTAAATTAACATCTTGGAAAGCATCATATACTCAATAAAAATACAGTTGACAGCCCAGGTCCCTTTCTCTGGAGGGCTTGAGTTCCCTCATATAGGGGTTATCATAATCTTTGAAAATAGTAATGTTAGGGCCTTGGAAAAAATTTATTCCCACCTTACCTAAACCAGACCAAAAGCATTTATTGTACAGTTTTGCCACCAGGAGACTCAATCCAGAATGAACTCTGAAGCCTTGCCAGACAAACTTTGAAGAATAGGAAAAACTACTaggaggtggtggtgatgtgtCATATGAAGACTGCCTATGGAAGGAGCTGCCTTAGAAAAGTCTTGCAAACATGAAACTCTGGTGGATAAAGTAATTAATACACTGATTTTGTAAAGGATAATACCACAGAATCCAGGAAATGAACACCAGTTATACAATGGCATTATCCCACAGAGTTTACTCTCATCCCTCTGTGCCTTTTATGTcaagcatttgtgtgtgtgtggggggatgTTTTTATTGGTGATTTGTATATCATCTTTTATGTAATGTGTTTTCAGGTATTTTGctgattttattttcagattgtaCTTTTGTTATTGATTTGTTCTTATTATAGCCTGTCAACTAGCCCTTTGTCAGATTGATGTATTTGGAAGGTATACTCCTATCCTGAGGCTCACCTTTTTACATTCTTAACTGCGTCTTTTTatgaacagaagttcttaattataatgaagtccaatttttaGATCTTTTCTTTAATACTTAATGTTTTAGTGACAAACTGGAGAAacctttgcctaacccaaggtcaccAATATGTTATCTTCCAGAGGCTTTATCGTTTTGAAAGTCATGATTGGGCTGCAATTCTAGATATTTCTGTTTCACCTATGCATTTGACACAGGCAAGACCCAGGAATCAATTTGTATTAGAATGTGTGGAATCTTGTGACTTCTGTGttttcaccagtccttcctccaCAGCCGCTTTCTAGATAAAATCTAGGGAAatgatttgtttttatatttagtcTTTCCTAAATTTTTCTCTACCCAGGCAGTCTACATTACCATCCAAGGTTTGACCGATTCCTCCTCCGCCTTTCAAATTCTCTCAGTCTGTGGCAGGCCAGACTATGCACCCTCCCCTCAGGTGTATAATCTACCACAGCTCTCTGCTCACCTGCCTGTGGATATCGTTAGTCAAGGCTTTCTTGAATCCTCTGCTCTTGGTTCATTGCATATGTAAGTATGATTTTCTTTTATCTAGGTTTTTCTTTTACCATGTGATCAAAGGTCTTTCACATTCTTCTACGTCATATTTCAAAGGCGCAAGTCCCACTTAgattaatttataaatattaaaaccaTCTAGCAGTCCTTTGATAAACCCATCTTGGGTTGCTTTATTATCCATTTATTATCACTGGATTTGTTTGCTAATACTGTGTTTAAGAtgtttgcatctatgttcttgaGAAAGTTAGGCTCATTATTTTCCGTTCTTGCAATAAACTTTTGAGATTGGAaactcaaaacataaaaaaagatttGTGAAGTATTTCTTTGAAGAATTTTTTACAGGATGAATGATACttatattttctgtatatttgtaAGAATTAGActatgaagccatctgggcattccacattttttgaaaactttttaaataaaagattcGTTTTCCTTAATGAGAAAAGAAATATTcagtaattcatttttttctatgtCATTTCTCTAAGGTGTTATTCAAAATAGTTTTATAATTCATTTATATATCAATATGaaatcttattttatattttctgtagGGTCTGTAATGCTTTCTCATttcattgctttttttaaattctcataaaatatgtataacaaaattttcCGTGTTAATCGTTTTTAAGTTACAATTCAGTAATATTATATTCCCAAAGTTATAGAAGCACCACAACTATTTACTTCTAAAATTTT comes from Elephas maximus indicus isolate mEleMax1 chromosome 7, mEleMax1 primary haplotype, whole genome shotgun sequence and encodes:
- the LOC126080096 gene encoding olfactory receptor 481-like; translation: MYLFLCHLAFVDIGYSTSVTPLMIVSFLRERTAIPVAGCIVQLGFDVIFGTAECFLLAAMAYDRYVAISSPLLYSIHMSPGVCIILLVASYLGGCVNASSFTACLMSLDFCGSNKINHFFCDLPLLVKLSCTRIYMAEISPAISAGSIIVITLFIIVVSYVYILHAILKMRSTEGWHKAFSTCTSHLTVVTLFYGPVTFVYVIPKSSHSSDYVKVVSVFYTVVIPMLNPLIYSLRNKEVKEAMRKLMARTRWSFCK